A segment of the Hemitrygon akajei chromosome 10, sHemAka1.3, whole genome shotgun sequence genome:
GCATTCTGCATCTTGATCTCTATGAAATCTTGCTAAAAAGCTGTTGGGCAAGTGAACATAGCGCTTTAattcctatatggatgttgtgaTCTTTTAAAATGCACATCATTTTGAAGCCTGCTGTGACACAGTTGCTTTTGATTCATTTGATAAaacatttttctttttaaaaaaagagatttTATTTTATGGTGAAGAAGGCCTAAACCTTGCACTTCTAGTGTAAAATTCTAAGAATCCAGCACACCAAGCCTGGCAAGAAATTTGGACTAATGAGTGTTATATCTCAACATTCTTTTAATTAACCCTTTCCTGATGTTACACAGTATAATGCATTTCTCAGTGAACCAGGTAAGTGGagcacttggggggggggggggggggtgtgtgtgtgtgtgtgtgtgtgtgtgtgtgtgtgtgtgtgtgtgtgtgtgtgtgtgtgtgtgtgtgtgtgtgtgtgtgtgtgtgtgtgtgtgtgtgtgtgtgtgtgtgtgtgtgttgtgatgCAAGAAGCAGATATCTCAATAATTAGATCACAAATGATTGGAGTTTATCATATCTGCATCAGCTGTGGATCTTGTTTGGATTTGTGTGAGATATGAGTGGCAAGCTGAAATATTCATTGTTCCAAATGTCACCAAGCAGATGTTTCTCTGCCTGTGCATGTTAGCCTAatgctccttccctcccctctttAATATTACCAAGGAAGACATCCAGATTGATTGTGGGCATTATAAATATAATTTCAATACTTTGCATTTTTAGGGCAAACATGGGCTCATCTGATTCAGAAGAGAGTAATTCCATGTCAGAGTACAACTCTGCAGATGATAACTGCTTTGAGTTCAGGATATTGATGGCCTATGCAGAAAGGTCTTTGTTGGCGGATGGAAGGTCGAAAAATAAATTGGCGTTATCCGCAATGGACAAAAGGGAGGCAAACCAGTCTTCAAGTAAAGGGGACAAGCTGGATCCATCACACAATGTTAGTCCGAATGGTCATCGGAAGGACTCCACTTTAATCTGGTCTGAtgagaaacagaagaaacctgtTCGCAAAAGCAAAAGGAAATTCAAATGGAAAAGATGGGCTCCAAGATGTTTACGAGCAGAAACATCAAAGTACGATGGAAAAATGTATGAAGAGAGTGGAGGCATTGATACGGCAAGAAGCCACGCATGTGAAATTGATCTTCCTGAACCAGCACGTGGTAGGTATTTAATTATATGACAGTAAGCAGTGTAttaagagaaggggtgagagaggtATTCTCACCCGAAAGGGAATTGAGaacatttcttttttttaacccAGAGAACATTAtctgtaacttattttttatctTTCACTTCAACCTCAGCCACTCCAGGCTGAATAAAATCAGGATTGTAACCATTTTGCGAAGATTAGCTGTCTCAGTTTGTTGGGCTGTTCGCTGAGCCTGGAGGTTAGGGTGCAAACATTTTGTCACCAATCGAGATGAGTGTTGTTTCTGTCGAGTGCACTGTTCCTGATTCTTCCTTGTACTCCCTGATCCCTTCAGACGAAAAGTAATAGCAGATTCCTTCTTGAATACATTTGGTTTCAATAGCTTTCTGTGGTAGAGATCTCAATGGGATCATTATTCTCtagagaagaaatttctccttgtcACAATCTTAAGTAGCTTGTCCCTCATCCATAGATTGTTGCTGCTGGTACCAGACTTGCCTGACATTGGAAATATCCATCTAGTAATCATCATCCAGCTCTGTTAGAAATGCTTAGGCTTCTGTGAAATCCCCTTTAAACTCTAGTGCAATAAGACTACTACTTAACCCAGTGTCTCTTCTTATATCAGTCCTGCCATCCTAGTAATCACATGATGAATCTTAATGAACTTTCTCCATTAAAAGAACACCTTTCCTCAGAAAAGATTAGAGACCATTTATAGTAAAAGGTACCACACATCCACTATTTCATATAAACAGTTCTGTGTAACATATTTGAAGTTCTAAAAACTGTGGAGTTTAGTGGAGTTGTACATTACTTTTTTGTGATGGCTATGATGAGAAATATTAATTTATGCCATGATGTAGGACCATGAAGACTGCCAAACTGCAAAAGGATAAATTTTAATTCTGGTCAGCGAGTAGCATTTAGTATCAGGGCAGTTGTAATTTCAAGCTGGTTCTACAAAACACAAATggctatgtttttttttaaacctgacGATAAGAACTGTCCTTCAATGTAATTCACACATAGTGTTTTGAGTCACTTCTGAGAGAAGTGAAATAAGTAAGTGTGTTGTcacgtgaacaaagtcaccagagagacctAGCTGTTAGATATGAAATAgtcttttattcaacaaaatgagacatAGCAGGATTCATATTGAGACTTATTCAGATAAAGAGGCCTgcttgacccaatattacatgataatttatatgttaaagatcaaaggacaatccCATACAgtatttacaatgtatctacaatgctttcctttgaattacatttaACTTTCACACTTctttcttcacacccacactacaGAAACCCAAATGAATtttaaatcagcattgtctggtcttctATGATCCCATAGtcctgagctgcattttaaatttaatctacatattcagatctgaagattggtggctgaaATTGATGTTTTGCCATCCACCCTCAGTCCAGAATATTCTCTAACATGTATATATTTTGTGAAGAGTTTCAGCGTCACCTGATTCACAAGCATATTCCTCTTGTATTCCCATCATTCCAGATTCAGAAGTGAACCCTCATAAAGTTGCTGAAATCCTGCAAAATGTTATGAACACAACAACTTCTTTTCGAATGTTGCGTTCTTCCAGTTTGGAAGCGGATGGAACAGGTAGGTAGTTGACAAGAATAAAACTTGTAAGGAATGTTGTCATTTTCTAAATTgtaatattttttaaataaaagatTTGTTTCCCCAGAAGCTGAACAGAAAACCATAGACCAAATTGTCGAGTTCTTGACTGCCAGAGGAGATTCTATTGATGAAAAAGTAATTCACTTATATTCTTCTTGTATAATATTCTGAATGTCATTCATTCAGACGAGCTTATTTTCTTATtccatttgtttttaattttaccTTGTCAGATTAAGAAGGACCCCCAATTTGCCAAACTGTTCAGTGAAAAGCCAACTTTCTcatttttcaagaaagtaatGGATTATGCTCTTCAAGTTGCCTTACCTGAGGAAATTAATTCAGAAGCAGATTGTGAATCGAAAGAAAACTTGAACAAATTTGCTTTTGTTGTACACGCAACTACTAAGTTTGCTGTTAGTGGCAATCACCCAATGACACGGATCATGGGCTTTGGAACAAAGTACTTGCAGGAAAAATTCACAGTTTGGGTCAAGGACAAAGGAGGATGGGTAAGTAGTTGTCCATATCCATCATAATCTAATACCATTACCTGTTAAACCCTGTCAAGGGGCTGAGTTATTAAATGGGCTATGTGCTGTCAAAGTAACATCATAGCACTTGTGCTATTCTCAAACAACTTTGAGTCAACTGTTTGTTTTTCATTTAATATTCTACCATGCAATTCTGTCTACCCTAGATCCTCATTTGTCAACTTGGGGTGAATGTgtacatgatagatagatagatagatactttattcatccccatggggaaattcaactttttttccaatgtcccatacacttgttgtagcaaaactaattacatacaatacttaactcagtaaaaaatatgatatgcatctaaatcactatctcaaaaagcattaataatagcttttaaaaggttcttaagtcctggcggttgaattgtaaagcctaatggcattggggagtattgacctcttcatcctgtctgaggagcattgcatcgatagtaacctgtcgctgaaactgcttctctgtctctggatggtgctatgtagaggatgttcagagttttccataattgaccgtagcctactcagcgcccttcgctcagctaccgatgttaaactctccagtactttgcccacgacagagcccgccttccttaccagcttattaagacgtgaggcgtccctcttcttaatgcttcctccccaacacgccaccacaaagaagagggcgctctccacaactgacctatagaacatcttcagcatctcactacagacattgaatgacgccaaccttctaaggaagtacagtcgactctgtgaaAAGGCAAAAGTACTTGCATTTCAATCACGACCCAACTTTTTTTTCCTCTATATTAATTAACTTATTCTAATGATAAACAGGATAGCGTAGCTCACTTTTCTACGAGTTGGTGAGGTGCCAAATTATACCAGGCAAAGAGATGGAACAATGGTGTGAGGCTACACAAATCTCTGGTGGAAAGTAGCAAACAGTATTTTGGCATGATACCGATTACAGAGCCACTTGAAAAATGTACCTTGTATGAGGAACTTGGAGTTGACACTTCCCATAATTTCCCATTTCTCATTCACATTACCATGATGAATCTCCAGGGGTTGAATTGTACAGCAGAGGAATTAGCAGTTGGGGTCACTATATCCATTGCCAACCTTTCTTGTCCATCTACTGTACACTAATCCTGTTTGCCTGAAATAGGACTGCACTCTTCCATGACTTGCCTCCACTGATGGagtaattgtatctgattccaccacttcctctgacaataTGTTCCAGATATTAacctgggggaggggagaggaggaggggagcaATACTTGCCCCTCCAATCCCCTTTAAAGCTCCTTCCTTTTGTCTTAAGTAAATGTCCTCTAGTAATCAATATCGCTTTAAAAGGAAAAAAGATTTTGATTATCTACCTATCCATTGGCTCTCATAATTTTTATACAATTTACATCAGGTCACTCCTTTGTTTCCTTGGAGTAGAAATGAGTCCACTCTATCCAATCTCTCACTATAAAGTTTTCTAAAACAGATAACATCCAAGTGAATCTCCTTTGCtctctctccagtgcaatcacattcTAGTTAGTGTGGAggccagaacaacacacaatgcTCCGTGTGCAGTTCCACCAATGTAACATTCCAATGCTTATATTTTCTATGACTTTCTGATCAATGAAGGCATGCATTTTAAATAAAACTGACAGAAAAATCTCTAAAATCAGTTACTTGATGCAGGTATAAAACATTAAATGAGGCAAATTGTTTAGAAACTTTGTTGAAATGTTTCATTGCCCTGGTTCTGGTGTGCAACTGGACCAGCCTTCTGAAGTTTGAGTATTTCACTATTAACAAACTTTTTCCACTCTGCAAACTGTTCAAAATGTGCTCCCTATTCATTGCAAACCACTGGTAGCAAGCTCCCTCACGCCCTGCAAACTTtattaacagcttcttcccattatGCAAGCTATTTTTAACAAGCTTCCTCCTGCAAACAGCTTGTAAATTGCATCTTCTCACTCTTTGAATTATTTAATTCTGTGAGCTGCTTTAATGTGCATTCCCTCACCCTGCAAGATGTTCATAACAAGCTAGTGTCCCTCCCTCTGCAACCCATTggtttctttattttttattcacTGCCTGGAAAATTATTTGTCTTTGATCATAATCTAGTTAAACTAACTTATTGAAAGTATGCATCGTGTCCTTTTCTTGGTTGTTTGTTTAATTGTATTTCCCATCTTTCAGGAGAATATAATTGAAGAGGAGTGCATTGATTGATGCTCAAACATGAAAAGCACCCTGAAAGGATTGGGCTGCCTTGCACTTCAGCAGAGCTGCTCTTTGTGATAGGAGCTCGTGATGAGAGCCAGGTGATCACAGAATCAAGATATAGAAATTCACTGACTGAAAGCAGGGTATTTATTT
Coding sequences within it:
- the LOC140734831 gene encoding apoptosis facilitator Bcl-2-like protein 14, producing MGSSDSEESNSMSEYNSADDNCFEFRILMAYAERSLLADGRSKNKLALSAMDKREANQSSSKGDKLDPSHNVSPNGHRKDSTLIWSDEKQKKPVRKSKRKFKWKRWAPRCLRAETSKYDGKMYEESGGIDTARSHACEIDLPEPARDSEVNPHKVAEILQNVMNTTTSFRMLRSSSLEADGTEAEQKTIDQIVEFLTARGDSIDEKIKKDPQFAKLFSEKPTFSFFKKVMDYALQVALPEEINSEADCESKENLNKFAFVVHATTKFAVSGNHPMTRIMGFGTKYLQEKFTVWVKDKGGWENIIEEECID